From Campylobacter upsaliensis, the proteins below share one genomic window:
- a CDS encoding DUF2393 family protein — MQFTFFHILAFVLLFICFILICVLIFLKFKQKEIALILYSINTIFMAILIYSVLVTISEFTTQASLSKLTYTRDLRHESLIVSGRVQNLTKYDIGKCYLHLSITNKKAVGGEVFADENLKNATMKNTSATYTIEIANKLPGNTYKEFSAKVPFPPSFDNAEFYHTLKCI; from the coding sequence ATGCAATTTACTTTTTTTCATATCCTCGCTTTTGTGCTTTTATTCATTTGTTTTATTTTAATTTGCGTTTTAATCTTTCTCAAATTTAAACAAAAAGAAATCGCCCTTATTCTTTATAGTATCAACACCATATTTATGGCGATTTTAATTTACTCCGTTTTAGTAACCATTAGCGAATTTACCACACAAGCTTCACTTTCTAAACTCACTTATACTAGAGATTTAAGGCACGAAAGCCTCATTGTAAGTGGCAGAGTGCAAAACCTTACAAAATACGACATTGGAAAATGTTATCTTCATTTAAGCATTACAAACAAAAAAGCAGTCGGCGGAGAGGTTTTTGCTGATGAAAATCTTAAAAACGCCACGATGAAAAATACAAGCGCAACCTACACCATAGAAATAGCCAACAAACTCCCGGGTAACACCTATAAAGAATTCAGTGCCAAAGTCCCCTTTCCACCGAGCTTTGATAATGCTGAATTTTACCATACCCTAAAATGTATCTAG